Within Quercus lobata isolate SW786 chromosome 5, ValleyOak3.0 Primary Assembly, whole genome shotgun sequence, the genomic segment TTTCCATGACACTAGTATGTGGGTTTCTCTCTCCTTTGTGTAATTTTGTGTGTTTCTTTTCTTACCTATGTTGTATTTAGACTATGTGAGTTTACTTTGCATTTTCATGTGGGTATGCATAACCGATTATGATATGCATATGAACTGTTTGTTGAAATGCCCCAGTGAGTATAGAAGGAAGTTGTAGCAAAAATGGATAAGGGGAAATCGAAGGACGGTGGTAATGAAGTGAGAACTAGTTGGAAAGAACCAGCAGAACTAAAAgctttttgtgatttgtgtgcTACTCAAGTCCTAGACAGCAAGAGGAATGGAGGATTTTTTAGAAGGGAAGGGGTTGATGCAATGATTGAGTAGTTGGGTGAAATGGGAAAAGTGGTGACTCACACGCAGTTTAAAAACAAATGGGATCATCTGAGAAAACAGTGGAAGGCTTGGAAGGAGTGTTTTGAGTGTGAGACTAGGTTGGGTTATGATTCTGTAACTGGAAAGCTTGAGACTAGTGATGAGTGGTGGACCCGAAAGCTTCAGGTTAGTTCACTTTACATAATTGTGAAAAACTCAAATGTCTACAATTATATTGTGTTCAAACTATTGGTTGTCCACATGTAGGCATGTCCAAAGGCATTAACCTTTAAAAACAAACCTTTGTCGAATGTTCAGTCCATGGAAACCATATTTGAAGGCATGGTTGCAATGCGGAAAAATGCAATCTGCATGAGTGGTGAAATACCAAAGGAATGCACCGAAG encodes:
- the LOC115990061 gene encoding L10-interacting MYB domain-containing protein-like gives rise to the protein MGKVVTHTQFKNKWDHLRKQWKAWKECFECETRLGYDSVTGKLETSDEWWTRKLQACPKALTFKNKPLSNVQSMETIFEGMVAMRKNAICMSGEIPKECTEGFGDSANSKEFVDPQCQPCANVDPMEIEGPSSSWARPAMNKGKCSFNFPHQVS